The Panicum hallii strain FIL2 chromosome 5, PHallii_v3.1, whole genome shotgun sequence genome contains the following window.
GATGTGTTTTTTGAGTTTAAAGGACTACAAGTGTGCTGGTAGTAGTACACAAGAAAGTAAAGCAAAATAATTAAATATGAAAATTTGTGGGACAATACCTGCAACAATTGCTGCAGCTGTAGAATTAGTGGTAGCTGGAGGCTTCGGTTTTGCTGATGCACGGCCCCACATGTTAGACAGCGATCCACCATTACCTGGAATGACCTTGCCGTTCTGAGCTTTATTTTTGTTAGCATGGGCAGAAACTGATGGCTCTTTGACAACAAGAGCATTGCCAGCTTTGTCAAATACAGTGGAATTATCCTTCTCAGACTTATTGCCTGCTCCCTGCTTTGGACTAGATAGTCCAGGCAAATCTTGCTGCCGAGCAGTAACAAACTGCTTCTTTGGAGCAATACTAGGTTTTGACTGTGCAGCTGCCCCAGCACTATTTATGGGCTTTGGTGGCAATGAACTCACATGCTTCCCACTGGATGTTCGCTTGACAAAATAATTCAAAACACCACAAAACCTGTGCATAGTTGAGAATAGTAATCAGGGATAAAAGTAACATGCATATAAACACAAAGTTTGCATCAGGATGCTATGTTTGACATTTTTTGCTATTTTATGTAATACTCTATCACCATCTCTTTGTGTGTTTAGTTATGTATTATTCTCATCTGGTTATGTCTTCCCTAAAATTCCTTTCTAGGTATGCCTACTTGAAACTTGGGAGGAAAACAAAGGGGGACTGAGAGAACAACACCTATTATCTCTCAAACAGTTCTCttcatcaaaaggctggttgaAAAGTTCTTCTGCCTGCACAAATTCAGGATTCCAAAGTACGGCGGTATCTTTTGGAATACTAGCCTGGATACTGTAGACCTGAACAGAACAAGAATCTTCGAATGCTTGTCTTGCTTCTGCATGGAACAAAGATATCAACAATTCAGGTAAGACGTTTGACACCACAAAACACAGCATATAACTGCTAACTGGGGAGTAAAGACGCAGAACATTTCAGGTCCAATTTTCAAGATATTTATCTTAGAGGGGAAACAATAATTTTGTAAACGTACCATAAGTAAGAATAGAAAGCCATGCATTACCTTCAAGTTTTGGGCCTGAAGTGAGTTTTACACAATAATTTTGGGGGTTGTTCTTCAGCCACCCTGAAACACTGTAAATCACTTGGAGGTCTGTTCCATTTTTGTTGACAAACTCCTGAAGCAACCTGAGTGAAATTTGCAAATTACACAACTCATGCTCATGATATTACAGTTTTCCAGGGAAAATATAATAAGGCTGATATGTTACCTCTTGGCATCATTTGATGATACAGAGAAGTTCCGACTAAGCCATTTATATGAAATCTGTTATAGAAGCACAAATAAAATGTTGGAACATTGGCATGGGGAAAACAATTACAGCAACAAAATAGAACAATGGAGGACAACAATCTCAAGTGGCAAAGGCATATCACTGATCATCATATTGAGTTCGAGTAACACAATGCGCTTTAATCACTCCAAACTGTGGATAAACTCATCAAACATAGATATCTCATGCTATTTCATCATTTGTGAGACTGCCAGCTGAACAGAATTAGACAAATCAAGTCCAATTTATATGACAATGCATCCGCAGGTTTCAGTAAGGAATTGTAGTAAATCATATCTTACTCTTATACAGGAGCAAGCATCAATGAAACTGGTGTCATTTTTTCGTTATTGTTTAATTTTATTCTAAGAAGGATGAGTGCCCTGAATCAACAGATATGCAGTAGTGCAGTACAAAATGCTATTGAGTTATTTCCCCACAGAATCAGGCAGTGGTACCCAAACTAAACCACAAGAGCATAGCAAAAAAAAGTCAACAAAATCATCTGAAATTACCACGACACTAACTAAAGACCTGGTCCTAACCACGCCAAAATGAGCAACAAAACCGACAGAATCCACGATATCTAACCCCCAACCGTAGGAATCAACGGAACAGCATAGCCACGCGCCGCGAGACGGTGAGGAGAATACAGAGCGGGGATCGGTTCCATCACTCACCACGCGAAAAGGGTCGGAGAAGAGGGCGTGGATCTGGGGCAGCAGGTCGAGCAGCGACTGGTCCACGGCCCCTCCCGCCATCCTCCCGCGCCGGAAGGTTCTGGAACCCTCCGCGGCTAGGGCTTTCAGaaccgcgggggggggggcgacGAAGGGCTCGAGAACCCGCGGGACTAGGGTTTTCGGATCAGGGGATGGGGAGCAGCCGTGAGGACGGCGAGGCGCGCGCGGGATTTGGATTGGAGCCGAGCCACCGGCGGCGGTTTTCCCGCCTCTCTAATTTCCTGGCGGCTGTAGATAGCGCACGCACCGGGAAGGCCGGCCCCAGGCATCGGCCGATCCTACCGGCGGCCCCGCGGCCTGGTGCACGACGGGCGGCCGCGCAGGCTGACGCGGAACGAGCGCACGGGGCTGCCACGGCGGACGACAATGGAGAGCGAAGCCAGCACAACGCAGCCCACGAAAAAAGAACTGGGCCTCGTGTCGGAGTTACGCCGTGGTATGGCCGCCGGCCCATTCGAGGGCACCAGGCCTGAGCTACGGCCCCCGAGGACCGCGGGCGCCGTTCGTTTCCCTGCCATGCGGGCCACTCCTGTCATCGGGTAGGGTCCTCGTTGTGTTGCGTGCACGTACATACGTAGGCGTGCGACGACCGACCGGTACGGGACtgtgtgatatatatatatatatgagaaaAAATAGGgatgtatatatatgtgtatctCTGACAAGGGCGACTCAAAAGGTTGGGGTGTATTCTAAGTTTCCTTGTAAAAGCATTTTGAATTTTAAAATTTCCTCTATAATGAAGTTgtagtttttgaattttttgatCAATTTTTATATTGAACAACTTTTGATTTCAATGTATTTTGATATTCAAATTGTACGTATCATGTTGCTCGTGTAGATGTAACGAATGGAATAGGTTGTGGTTTgatttaattaaaatttgagagATGACCAGGATGGCAGGTTGATTTTATAAAAACTCAAGGTTTTCTTTGCAAAATTCTCTGGGAAGGTTGGACTGCGGATTGATTTTAAAAAAAAGTTATGCGCTTTTCCGTAAAATTACCTGAGAGAGGAGGCCGGACTGCGGGTTCATTGCACTAAATGTCGAGGGCTTTTTTGCAAAATGACCTGGAGTCACACGATCTAGGTCGTCCGCCCAACCGATCCGACGGCCGAGAAAGGCCCGCGACGTGGCCACGCTCCCCGGGCACCTTTTGATGCGTGAATCATATTAAGCCATAGAAGAACGGTGATACGATATTATATTTTTAGCAAAATAGGATCTTATGTTGTTGTGCTACTTTATTCATGCAAGCAGTGTCAGTATTAGAAATGACGTATTATACAGGGTTCGTAGTTTCGTTACAAGAATAGAGTCTCAGATTGTGGCGGATTAGTTGCGTAAGATATGCAGATTTTTTTTTCAAGAATAATttcttggactgcgggttgattttcaGCAAATAGAAGGGAGCATTTGTGCAACCGAATTGTGAAAGCGTTTTGAATTTTAAAATTTTCTCTATAGTGAAGTTgtagtttttgaattttttatCAAATTTTATATTGAACAACTTTTAATTTCAACACGTTTTGGTATTCAAATTATACGTATAATGTTGCTTGTGTGGAAGTAACGAATGGAACATGTTGTGGTTTGATTTGATTTTATAAAAACTCAAGGTTTTTTTGCAAATTTCCTTGAACCGGGAaggttggactgcgggttgatctTGAGAAAAGTTATGCGCTTTCCCCTAAAATTGCTTGAGAGAGAAGGCAAAATTGCTAGTTGATTGCACTAAAGGTTGAGggtttttttgcaaaataactaGGACTCACACTATTTGGACCGTCCGTCTGGCAAATCCGACGGTCGGGAAAGGCCCGCGATGTGACCATGCTCCCCGGCCACCTTTTGGTGCATGAATTGTATTAACAGGTACTAAGAAACCGATTGCCAGCAGAAATATGTGAGCAAAACAGATCTAACAATGAATTTGCTTAAATTGACATGTATATCGCAGCAAAACAGGAACATGGTAGTAATGCATATTTTTATGGTTTCATGGTAGTTTCCATACAGGTGCATAAGATGATTCCTTAGATCATAACAATCAATTGGGCCATCGATGAGTTGAGATCACGCATTTCGTCAAACACCcgctgtcggtacatacggacaggggtacttcctgctagggtgtccaggcccttagcgtCTCACTATCCGTAATCTTCCCCTCGTCTTCTAGGTGATGTGGCATAcgacccgggcctgacagctgggatcatggtctccgaaccttccccgtgctcttataggtccggggcctccacgtgcccatgaaGGCAGGGAGGCTCTCGGgtggcccccgcggacccggactccccggggaggtccggggccaccACGTGTGGAGGCCACACCACCATAGGCCtgaccgctccgaccggcctcgggggcccggacccccctccccccgggacggggtccggtgccgccacgtgccgcccccgcggtgggagcggggctggccctgccacgtgcccgtggcaggaggcccttcgcgggtctctagcccaactaccgcattaaatgctggtaggtgggccgggcgcgcccaagtcaaaaagtatggcctgccactgacacacggggcaggtaggttgataccacggtaagcccgcctgtttccaagacggcgcgtcgtatcaccgtataCTATGCGCAAGCGGcatacagtcccgtcacggcgccacacgcgtgcgtgatgatggcctgtgataggagagccgaggcgtgctCTGCCAtagtgcgcgcggaggcaacggcgcggcgggtcagcgctgctcccTCGCCTGACAGATTctcacccaacagtggcagcacggctacactgttgg
Protein-coding sequences here:
- the LOC112895474 gene encoding uncharacterized protein LOC112895474; translation: MAGGAVDQSLLDLLPQIHALFSDPFRVISYKWLSRNFSVSSNDAKRLLQEFVNKNGTDLQVIYSVSGWLKNNPQNYCVKLTSGPKLEEARQAFEDSCSVQVYSIQASIPKDTAVLWNPEFVQAEELFNQPFDEENCLRDNRFCGVLNYFVKRTSSGKHVSSLPPKPINSAGAAAQSKPSIAPKKQFVTARQQDLPGLSSPKQGAGNKSEKDNSTVFDKAGNALVVKEPSVSAHANKNKAQNGKVIPGNGGSLSNMWGRASAKPKPPATTNSTAAAIVAATADAQICEKEEADADSSDDEQGIKYKRGSSSASDRKRRAVFDFSDDEEDDNIIRIASPELPKQHALDPVTETAEDTEANPKNSENKDDLPNSVKDCSRGVDSEFTSECKTKSVSTVNHSGITLKEKSSDPPVNDSKQDSTAEPASTSPKRRKVLKTRIDDRGREVTEVVWEGEASAGDKTEKNVTTTAASGATLSSKPQPAANSDKSRAPSKAAGSKKPAKAGTKQGSIMSFFKKV